The following are from one region of the Magallana gigas chromosome 4, xbMagGiga1.1, whole genome shotgun sequence genome:
- the LOC136274591 gene encoding uncharacterized protein: MDPNPSAQDVHRCDLYETAIVHSYCDFCHVNLCKPCILDHILDGYDKHKIVPFQDRRSTLIYPKCGTHANKSCELQCKDCYICVCSSCMASDQHKGHSFAEVSEVYMTKKVIIHQDSEELKIRISPSYEKIARDLENQLANLDGDYEKLATTISKQGEEWHREIDIVINKMKTDFGEIKGKHREILWKHLDEVKQIQSLIKQTLLALKEIEKSAEVSATIQYTSKIRQFSKPPLKVQISLPKFISKPIDREKLYSLFGQIIPLSTATEDNVLSLNQSNISVSELLDEPELVATIQTGYIYQRSVTCMNEDKIWTFKFTNDIKCFNSKGSIIETVKTKSGEDITDIAVDNDGELLYSDWKTMTVNKVNNGQTEELIRLHGWKPANLCVTSTGDILVTMYSNDRTQSKVVRYSGSTEN; encoded by the coding sequence ATGGATCCTAACCCTAGTGCCCAGGATGTCCACCGATGTGACCTTTAtgagaccgccatagtacacagctactgtgacttctgtcatgtcaacctctgcAAGCCCTGTATATTAGATCATATATTAgatggatatgacaaacataaaattgtcCCTTTCCAGGATCGAAGATCAACCCTCATTTATCCGAAATGTGGAACACATGCAAACAAAAGTTGTGAATTGCAGTGTAAGGATTGCTATATTTGTGTTTGTTCTTCTTGTATGGCATCTGATCAACACAAGGGACATAGCTTTGCAGAAGTTTCAGAAGTTTATATGACAAAGAAAGTCATTATTCATCAGGATTCAGAAGAGTTAAAAATCCGTATTTCACCCTCATATGAAAAAATTGCGCGTGATTTGGAAAATCAGCTTGCCAACCTGGATGGAGATTATGAGAAACTTGCAACAACAATTTCCAAACAAGGAGAggaatggcacagagaaatcgacatcgttatcaacaaaatgaaaaccgATTTTGGCGAGATAAAAGGAAAACACAGAGAAATTTTATGGAAACACTTGGATGAAGTCAAACAAATACAGTCTCTCATCAAGCAAACCCTACTGGCCTTAAAAGAAATTGAGAAATCCGCTGAAGTATCTGCTACCATTCAATATACCTCTAAGATCAGACAGTTCAGTAAGCCTCCACTGAAGGTTCAGATATCTCTaccaaaatttatttcaaaaccaaTAGATCGTGAGAAGCTGTATAGTTTGTTTGGACAGATCATCCCATTATCTACGGCCACAGAAGATAATGTCTTGTCACTAAACCAATCCAACATTTCAGTCAGTGAACTACTGGATGAACCGGAGCTTGTTGCCACAATACAGACTGGTTATATATATCAACGCAGTGTTACATGCATGAATGAAGACAAGATATGGACgtttaaatttacaaatgatATTAAGTGTTTTAATAGTAAAGGATCAATAATCGAAACAGTCAAGACAAAATCAGGAGAAGATATTACAGATATAGCTGTAGACAATGATGGGGAATTATTGTACTCTGATTGGAAAACAATGACGGTGAATAAAGTGAATAATGGCCAGACAGAGGAGTTGATCAGATTACATGGATGGAAGCCTGCTAATctgtgtgtcacctctactgGTGACATACTGGTTACCATGTACAGTAATGATAGaactcaatccaaagttgtccgttactcGGGATCTACGGAGAATTGA